A window of Macrobrachium rosenbergii isolate ZJJX-2024 chromosome 15, ASM4041242v1, whole genome shotgun sequence contains these coding sequences:
- the Pis gene encoding CDP-diacylglycerol--inositol 3-phosphatidyltransferase — translation MSENIFLFVPNLIGYGRIILAIISFYYMPTSPGLAAGSYILSGFLDAFDGHAARMLNQGTKFGAMLDQLTDRCGTMCLLVTLGHFYPKYMFLFQMSMAIDISCHWLHLHTSVMSGQTSHKSEAANVNALLRFYYTSRPMLFFMCSGNELFYASLYLLHFTEGPIIAGIGLWRAMAYGLLPVGIFKSFLALMQGYYAALSLGAIDVRDRKEAAAKKE, via the exons ATGTCAGAAAATATCTTCTTGTTCGTCCCCAACCTCATTG GGTATGGTCGGATCATACTGGCAATCATATCCTTCTACTACATGCCAACAAGTCCTGGCTTAGCAGCTGGAAGTTACATCCTTTCTGGGTTTTTAGATGCCTTTGATGGACATGCTGCAAGGATGCTGAATCAAG gtaCAAAATTTGGAGCTATGTTGGACCAGCTAACTGATCGTTGCGGAACTATGTGTTTACTAGTAACACTGGGCCATTTTTACCCCAAATACATGTTTCTATTTCAAATGTCGATGGCTATTGACATATCTTGCCACTGGCTTCATTTGCATAC gtcTGTTATGTCTGGTCAAACAAGTCACAAGAGTGAAGCAGCCAATGTCAATGCTCTTCTGCGATTTTATTACACTTCACGACCAATGCTGTTCTTCATGTGTTCAGGGAATGAGCTCTTTTATGCTTCACTTTACCTCCTCCATTTCACTGAAGGCCCAATCATTGCTGGAATAGGGTTATGGCGAGCAATGGCCTATGGTCTACTTCCAGTTggtatttttaaatctttcttaGCTCTAATGCAAGGTTATTACGCTGCTCTGAGTCTTGGTGCTATTGATGTTCGAGATCGCAAGGAGGCAGCAGCCAAGAAAGAGTGA
- the Rpt5 gene encoding 26S proteasome regulatory subunit 6A-B, whose amino-acid sequence MSNLEEDPMLQDDDPAMREVGAMSPDDIVSRTRLLENEIRIMRLELTRISHEIQNQRDKIRENTEKIKVNKTLPYLVSNVIEILDVDPNEYGEEDGANVDLDSQRKGKCAVIKTSTRQTYFLPVIGLVDAETLKPGDLVGVNKDSYLILETLPAEYDSRVKAMEVDERPTEQYSDIGGLDKQIQELIEAVVLPVTHKERFENLGIQPPKGVLLYGPPGTGKTLLARACAAQTKSTFLKLAGPQLVQMFIGDGAKLVRDAFALAKEKAPAIIFIDELDAIGTKRFDSEKAGDREVQRTMLELLNQLDGFSSTTDIKVIAATNRVDILDPALLRSGRLDRKIEFPHPNEEARARIMQIHSRKMNISSCVNFEELARSTDDFNGAQCKAVCVEAGMIALRRQATTVTHEDFMDAIMEVQAKKKANLNYYA is encoded by the exons ATGTCGAACTTGGAAGAAGATCCTATGCTCCAAGACGATGAT cCTGCTATGCGGGAAGTAGGAGCAATGTCACCTGATGATATTGTATCCAGAACAAGGCTGCTTGAAAATGAAATTCGTATCATGCGTCTGGAACTGACAAGAATATCTCATGAAATTCAGAACCAGAGggacaaaataagagaaaacacagAGAAGATCAAAGTTAATAAGACTTTACCATATCTTGTGTCCAATGTAATTGAG ATTTTGGACGTTGATCCAAATGAGTATGGAGAGGAAGATGGTGCAAATGTTGATCTGGATTCCCAACGGAAAGGGAAGTGTGCTGTTATCAAGACCTCCACACGGCAGACTTACTTTTTGCCTGTCATTGGTCTTGTAGATGCTGAAACATTAAAACCTGGTGATCTTGTTGGAGTGAATAAAGATTCTTACCTGATCCTTGAGACACTTCCAGCAGAATATGACTCCAGAGTGAAAGCTATGGAAGTGGATGAAAGGCCAACCGAGCAGTACAGTGATATTGGTGGCTTGGACAAGCAGATCCAGGAATTAATAGAAGCTGTGGTTTTACCTGTCACTCACAAGGAACGTTTTGAAAATCTAG GAATCCAGCCACCAAAGGGAGTCCTTTTATATGGGCCTCCTGGTACAGGAAAAACACTTTTAGCAAGAGCTTGTGCAGCACAGACAAAGTCCACATTCTTGAAATTAGCTGGTCCACAGTTAGTACAAATGTTCATTGGTGACGGCGCAAAGTTAGTGAGAGATGCTTTTGCCTTAGCTAAGGAAAAAGCTCCTGCTATAATCTTCATTGATGAGCTTGATGCTATAG gtaCAAAACGTTTCGACAGTGAGAAGGCAGGAGATCGAGAGGTACAACGTACTATGTTAGAGCTCTTGAATCAGTTAGATGGATTTTCATCAACAACTGATATAAAG gttATTGCTGCTACCAATCGTGTGGATATTCTTGATCCTGCATTATTACGATCTGGTCGTTTAGATAGAAAAATCGAGTTCCCTCACCCTAATGAGGAAGCTCGTGCTCGTATCATGCAAATCCATTCAAGAAAAATGAACATCTCTTCTTGTGTAAACTTTGAAGAGTTGGCTAGATCTACAGATGACTTTAATGGTGCACAGTGCAAGGCTGTGTGTGTTGAAGCA GGTATGATTGCTCTACGAAGACAGGCAACGACAGTGACTCATGAAGACTTCATGGATGCTATTATGGAGGTTCAGGCTAAGAAAAAAGCTAATCTTAATTATTATGCTTAA